A region from the Populus trichocarpa isolate Nisqually-1 chromosome 18, P.trichocarpa_v4.1, whole genome shotgun sequence genome encodes:
- the LOC7462970 gene encoding V-type proton ATPase subunit c''2 produces the protein MSSSWSQALVKISPYTFSAVGIAVAIGVSVLGAAWGIYITGSSLIGAAIKAPRITSKNLISVIFCEAVAIYGVIVAIILQTKLESVPASQIYAPESLRAGYAIFASGIIVGFANLVCGLCVGIIGSSCALSDAQNSSLFVKILVIEIFGSALGLFGVIVGIIMSAQATWPAK, from the exons ATGTCAAGCTCATGGTCGCAAGCACTCGTTAAGATCTCTCCTTACACTTTTTCCGCCGTCGGAATCGCCGTCGCCATCGGTGTTTCCGTCCTCGGCGCTGCCTG GGGGATTTATATAACTGGGAGTAGTTTAATTGGTGCTGCAATCAAGGCTCCTCGCATTACCTCTAAGAATCTCATCAg TGTGATTTTTTGTGAGGCTGTTGCAATATATGGTGTTATTGTAGCAATTATTCTACAAACAAAGTTAGAGAGTGTTCCAGCTTCACAGATTTATGCCCCTGAGTCTCTTAGAGCTGGATATGCAATTTTTGCCTCTGGGATTATCGTGGGCTTTGCAAACCTTGTCTGCGG ATTGTGCGTGGGTATAATTGGAAGCAGCTGTGCTCTGTCTGATGCTCAAAACTCTTCACTTTTTGTGAAGATTCTGGTGATTGAGATCTTTGGTAGTGCACTCGGGTTGTTTGGAGTGATTGTTGGAATTATTATGTCAGCCCAAGCAACCTGGCCTGCAAAataa
- the LOC7462969 gene encoding protein ECERIFERUM 26: MADITYICKRTVVSTKPVQPGKHCSLSVLDRLMEQNHLRSVYYFRTPGGREPGELTKKLRESLSEMLTCFPIVTGRLLKDPKGHWLIKCNDAGVRMVEARIKGSVEDWLKSVDREKELMLVHWEEMYHKPYFWSTFYVQITEFGEGGLAIGLSCFHLLADPTCATMFVKAWADVTLTGKMLNPPLFHQLPPRRPGRKNPNHEPYMELINCYKPIADKTNLVSDTKHATIALAFSDPMVRACMANGQAMNAFDQSSPSPFEALAGLFWVCISKLKGAGDGLIDMSICLDMRNVLHLDNGFFGNCMVYNKVNSKSLKEHKLSDVAKAIGEVMAKMDNDGITDLIEWLEHNDYQSPPPMNGCELMCASLEAVDPYLAVFEEGFVPIRVSSYVEPVVGAGHVLVLPSPPCEGPLSRTVMVTLPEDEAARLCEDDLILHFSPTILMGVNN; encoded by the exons ATGGCTGATATCACCTACATTTGCAAACGCACTGTTGTTAGCACAAAACCAGTGCAACCAGGAAAACACTGCTCGCTTTCAGTTTTAGATCGCCTTATGGAACAAAACCACCTAAGATCTGTGTACTATTTTCGAACCCCAGGAGGGAGGGAGCCTGGAGAATTAACCAAGAAGCTAAGAGAGTCTCTGTCTGAAATGCTTACATGTTTTCCTATAGTGACAGGCAGGCTGTTGAAGGACCCGAAAGGTCATTGGTTGATCAAGTGCAATGATGCTGGCGTAAGAATGGTGGAGGCTAGAATAAAAGGAAGTGTTGAAGACTGGTTAAAGAGTGTAGATAGAGAGAAGGAGCTTATGCTTGTTCACTGGGAAGAAATGTACCATAAGCCTTATTTTTGGTCTACCTTCTATGTTCAG ATAACTGAATTTGGCGAAGGTGGACTAGCAATTGGCTTGAGCTGCTTTCACCTGCTAGCTGATCCCACTTGTGCCACCATGTTCGTTAAGGCCTGGGCCGACGTGACACTCACCGGGAAAATGCTCAACCCTCCTCTTTTCCATCAGCTGCCGCCTCGAAGACCTGGCAGGAAGAATCCCAACCACGAGCCTTACATGGAGTTGATCAATTGCTATAAACCTATTGCTGATAAAACAAATTTGGTATCTGACACAAAGCATGCGACTATTGCTCTTGCATTTTCGGACCCTATGGTCCGAGCTTGCATGGCAAATGGTCAAGCCATGAACGCATTCGATCAGTCTAGCCCGTCACCATTCGAGGCACTGGCCGGGTTATTTTGGGTTTGTATAAGCAAATTGAAAGGAGCAGGAGACGGTCTTATAGACATGTCTATATGTTTAGACATGAGAAATGTGCTGCACCTGGATAATGGATTTTTCGGAAACTGCATGGTATATAACAAAGTTAACTCAAAGTCCTTAAAAGAACACAAGTTATCGGATGTTGCTAAGGCAATCGGAGAAGTCATGGCAAAAATGGACAATGATGGGATCACTGACTTGATCGAATGGCTTGAACATAATGATTATCAATCTCCTCCTCCGATGAATGGCTGTGAACTCATGTGTGCTAGCTTGGAAGCCGTGGACCCCTATTTAGCTGTGTTTGAAGAAGGATTTGTCCCAATTCGTGTGTCCTCCTATGTGGAACCAGTTGTGGGGGCAGGACATGTTTTGGTCCTTCCATCGCCGCCGTGCGAGGGTCCATTGAGCAGGACAGTCATGGTTACACTCCCAGAAGATGAGGCGGCTAGACTATGTGAAGATGATCTCATTCTGCATTTCTCTCCTACTATTTTAATGGGGGTGAATAATTAA